From the Plectropomus leopardus isolate mb unplaced genomic scaffold, YSFRI_Pleo_2.0 unplaced_scaffold11005, whole genome shotgun sequence genome, the window TATTTATCTCTTTTGCTTTAACTGTAATATTGACTTAAGTGGAATCCCACAGAAATAAGCGCCTGTGTATAAAGTGCGATCGTTGGCCTGATTTTCACGCCGTGGCTGTTGGTGTGCGTCAGGGCGGCTCTGTGGGGATCCTCATCGAGTGGAACTGCGACCTGGACAAAGACTCCTCGCAGTGTAACCCCGAGTACAGCTTCACCCGTTTGGACCTGAACCTCAACAACTCGATTACATCCGGATACAACTTCAGGTGCGTCTCCTGTCCTCAGGTATTCACCAAGGATTTAAACGGAGCGCACTTCCTCCTCTGAGTTTTCCgtcttttaatggttttttaaacgttttctctcccctctgcaGATACGCCCGCTACTTCAAGGACCCGAGTGGTGAAACCTTTCGCACTTTGTACAAAGTTTACGGGATTCGCTTTGATATAATGATCAATGGCCAGGTGCGGCAGTCATGTGatcagttttgctttttctgtctgaCGTCAGTGACTCCGGTTAGTCTCGAGTGAATTCCTCTTATTGTTTTGCAGGCTGGGAAATTCAATATTGTTCCTACGATTATTGCCATCGGTTCGGGTGTGGCCCTGCTGGGTGCAGTAAGTCATTCGTCAAAATATTATGCTGATGTGTCAGAGggtagtacttttactttgagaATACCTCAGGGTGATTTATgagaacaaaaataatgattctCACTTGTTTCTTTCTTCAGGGCGCCTTTGCGTGTGACATGATCCTGCTGTACATGATGAACACCAGCTCTTTTTACCGAGAGAGGAAGTTTGAAATCATCAACTTTAAGTATGACGAACTGTGTTTGCACtaactttaaagggacagttttgatttttgtttttaa encodes:
- the LOC121963372 gene encoding P2X purinoceptor 5-like gives rise to the protein CDRWPDFHAVAVGVRQGGSVGILIEWNCDLDKDSSQCNPEYSFTRLDLNLNNSITSGYNFRYARYFKDPSGETFRTLYKVYGIRFDIMINGQAGKFNIVPTIIAIGSGVALLGAGAFACDMILLYMMNTSSFYRERKFEIINFKYDELCLH